In Helianthus annuus cultivar XRQ/B chromosome 9, HanXRQr2.0-SUNRISE, whole genome shotgun sequence, the following are encoded in one genomic region:
- the LOC110875861 gene encoding probable leucine-rich repeat receptor-like protein kinase At1g68400 — MGFSKIFILLVLVLHNYIVVAQDGPEITIGFTEGERYALLALKDGFHNAFLDESWQSFDCINWYGVKCNGRVVGLTLDSLDIVGEIKLDALFNLTALSTMSLRNNSIFGQLMDFSKNPDLTRLDLSGNKFDGLISPSLVNLVLLESLQLQENRLTGPIPWFDQSSLKEFNVSNNNLTGPIPNTSKLQSFSSSSYDHNSFLCGPPTSTKCGPTSGDDASSNKSPVNSTLLIINILGLFILLVLLMLLYRKNKQLNQKFNEKFEKKNVTQEDDEEQGHEIPSSVVPSRVSQATMPKQDLGKLVFVDGEPEFELGDLMTASAQSLGTGNFGNTYSARLDDGRNVIVKRLRDLKPLSRDEFMNHMKIIAAQKHPNLVPLLAYFYSNDEKLLVHKFIMSGNLFNRLHGGRGTGDRIPFRWGPRLAVARGVARAIEYLHNNLNTTLVPHGNLKSSNVLIDENNMALVSDYGLTSIISNTVSVHRMVSFKSPEFLISKKVSKKSDVWSYGSLVMELLTGRVSVLSVPQDNKAVDLCSWVHRAVREEWTAEIFDLELMVQRSAIHGMLKLLQLAVRCCDKVPEKRPDMSEVVKEVESIKVPNIDSESEEDLSLDRSLTDDSMSATPSR; from the exons ATGGGATTTTCCAAGATTTTCATATTGCTAGTTCTAGTATTACATAATTACATTGTTGTTGCTCAAGATGGTCCCGAAATCACCATAGGATTCACTGAGGGTGAAAGATATGCTCTTTTGGCACTCAAGGATGGTTTTCACAATGCTTTTCTCGACGAAAGCTGGCAAAGCTTTGATTGCATTAATTGGTATGGTGTTAAATGCAACGGTAGAGTCGTTGGTTTAACCCTTGATAGTCTTGACATTGTCGGGGAAATAAAGCTTGACGCACTTTTCAATCTCACTGCATTATCGACAATGAGCTTAAGGAACAATTCGATATTTGGGCAACTAATGGACTTCTCAAAGAATCCGGACTTGACGCGACTTGATCTGTCCGGAAACAAATTTGATGGGCTAATTTCACCTTCACTTGTTAACTTGGTTCTCTTGGAGTCATTACAACTTCAAGAAAACAGGTTGACTGGTCCAATTCCATGGTTTGACCAGTCTAGTTTAAAGGAATTTAATGTTTCAAACAATAATCTCACTGGGCCTATACCAAATACTAGCAAACTTCAATCCTTTAGCTCTTCTTCATATGATCATAACTCGTTTTTGTGTGGGCCACCCACTTCCACAAAATGTGGCCCCACATCAGGGGATGATGCTAGTTCAAACAAGTCTCCAGTCAATTCTACTTTGCTGATCATTAATATTCTAGGTTTATTCATTCTTCTTGTGTTGTTAATGTTGTTATATAGAAAGAATAAGCAACTTAATCAAAAGTTCAATGAGAAATTTGAGAAAAAGAATGTTACACAAGAGGACGACGAGGAACAGGGACATGAAATACCAAGTAGTGTTGTACCAAGTAGGGTTAGTCAAGCAACAATGCCAAAGCAAGACCTAGGAAAGCTTGTTTTTGTGGATGGAGAGCCAGAATTCGAGCTCGGTGATCTTATGACGGCTTCGGCTCAGAGTTTGGGCACGGGGAATTTTGGGAACACATATAGCGCTAGGTTAGATGATGGAAGAAATGTCATAGTGAAAAGGCTAAGAGATTTGAAGCCACTGAGTCGCGATGAATTCATGAACCACATGAAAATCATCGCGGCTCAAAAACATCCCAACTTGGTGCCGTTACTCGCTTATTTTTACTCAAATGATGAGAAATTGTTGGTGCACAAGTTCATAATGAGTGGGAATCTTTTCAATCGCCTTCATG GAGGAAGAGGGACGGGAGATCGAATCCCATTTCGATGGGGACCAAGGCTAGCTGTTGCACGTGGAGTGGCTCGAGCCATTGAGTACTTACACAACAATCTTAATACAACTCTAGTTCCCCATGGTAATCTAAAATCATCGAATGTACTTATCGATGAAAACAACATGGCACTAGTTTCCGACTATGGTCTTACCTCGATTATCTCAAACACAGTCTCCGTTCATCGGATGGTTTCATTCAAATCTCCAGAATTCCTAATCTCTAAAAAGGTTTCAAAAAAGTCCGACGTGTGGAGCTATGGTAGCCTAGTTATGGAACTCCTCACTGGGAGGGTAAGCGTTCTCTCGGTTCCACAAGACAACAAAGCCGTGGATCTTTGTAGTTGGGTTCATCGTGCAGTTCGCGAAGAATGGACCGCGGAGATCTTTGATTTGGAACTCATGGTGCAAAGAAGTGCAATCCATGGGATGTTGAAACTTTTACAACTAGCGGTCCGTTGTTGTGACAAAGTACCCGAAAAACGGCCTGACATGAGTGAGGTGGTAAAAGAAGTTGAGAGCATTAAGGTCCCTAACATTGATTCAGAGAGTGAAGAAGATCTATCCCTTGACCGGTCACTGACGGATGATTCTATGTCAGCAACCCCATCAAGATGA